A single Amphiprion ocellaris isolate individual 3 ecotype Okinawa chromosome 15, ASM2253959v1, whole genome shotgun sequence DNA region contains:
- the sh3bp5lb gene encoding SH3 domain-binding protein 5-like, whose protein sequence is MQPGISRDVQRAAGYTNQPGLREETPGEEAQDHEGSTGKMKSSAAGEDAAEEEKTQRDGEAVKQVQTLQEEAGKYEEELDPRIQEELEHLNQASDEINKLELQLDDARSSYRRILTESARKLNSQGSQLGSCIDKARPYYEARRLAKEAQQETQMAALRYERAVSMHTAAREMVYVAEQGLLADRNTMDPTWQEMLNHATAKVNEAEEERLCSEREHQRVTQLCQDAEARVQTLQKALKKVILKSKPYFELKAQFNHILEEHKAKVVQLEGQVAKVKTRYSVALRNLEQISEQIHAQRGQNRATMGHTAICGGRSSPVGAEAEVRAATGIQVSSYVGVSGIQSDWAGGEKTRLWVERHRESGWGQRERLEAEQASSDSLSVISLQTVTSDLEKCDSVEHLGDLSDAGSVLGEEWDRDRKPHERPVSREVMCDRPQQEMTPQEKGEVSKVKQESFVKQHHRSVSL, encoded by the exons ATGCAGCCGGGGATCTCGCGTGACGTTCAGAGGGCAGCGGGGTACACCAACCAACCCGGTCTgcgggaggagaccccgggagAAGAGGCGCAGGACCATGAGGGAAGCACCGGGAAGATGAAGAGTAGTGCAGCGGGAGAAGACGCCGCGGAGGAGGAGAAAACGCAGCGGGATGGAGAGGCTGTGAAGCAGGTTCAAACTCTGCAGGAAGAAGCCGGCAAATACGAGGAGGAACTAGACCCAAGAATTCAG GAGGAACTGGAGCACCTTAACCAGGCCAGCGACGAGATCAACaagctggagctgcagctggat GATGCCAGGTCCAGCTACAGAAGGATTCTCACAGAATCTGCAAGGAAGCTCAATTCTCAGGGCTCCCAGCTTGGTTCCTGCATTGATAAAGCAAGGCCTTACTATGAGGCTCGCAGACTTGCCAAAGAG GCCCAACAGGAGACCCAAATGGCAGCCCTGAGGTATGAGAGGGCTGTGTCTATGCACACCGCTGCCAGGGAGATGGTGTATGTGGCAGAGCAAGGCCTCTTGGCTGACAGGAACACCATGGACCCAACCTGGCAGGAGATGCTTAACCACGCCACTGCCAAG GTGAATGAGGCGGAAGAGGAGCGTCTTTGCAGTGAGCGGGAGCATCAGCGAGTTACTCAGCTCTGTCAGGATGCAGAGGCTCGAGTCCAGACCCTCCAGAAAGCCCTGAAGAAGGTCATCCTCAAGTCCAAACCTTACTTTGAACTCAAGGCTcaatttaatcatattttggAG GAACATAAGGCTAAAGTAGTACAGCTGGAGGGGCAGGTGGCAAAGGTTAAAACACGTTATTCTGTGGCCCTGCGAAACTTGGAGCAGATAAGCGAACAGATCCATGCACAGAGGGGGCAAAACAGGGCCACCATGGGACATACTGCAATCTGTGGGGGGCGGAGTTCCCCTGTAGGTGCGGAAGCTGAGGTCAGAGCCGCCACTGGGATTCAAGTCAGCAGCTACGTGGGAGTCAGTGGAATACAGAGCGACTGGGCCGGTGGAGAGAAAACCAGGCTGTGGGTGGAGAGGCACAGAGAGAGCGGCTGGGGCCAGAGGGAGAGGTTGGAGGCGGAGCAAGCCAGCTCAGACAGTTTGTCAGTCATCAGCTTACAGACCGTCACCTCCGACCTGGAAAAATGTGATTCGGTGGAGCACTTGGGTGACCTGAGTGATGCTGGGAGTGTCCTAGGTGAGGAATGGGACCGCGACAGGAAGCCTCATGAGAGGCCAGTCAGCAGGGAGGTCATGTGCGATAGGCCCCAGCAAGAGATGACCCCCCAAGAGAAGGGAGAGGTTAGTAAAGTGAAGCAAGAGAGTTTTGTTAAGCAGCACCACAGAAGTGTTAGtctgtga